One genomic region from Reichenbachiella ulvae encodes:
- a CDS encoding choice-of-anchor J domain-containing protein: MKFLKYINILFISAVIAMGCEPLEEVYDELEEKELEEGSDQTFIYTLTSDDYATVAGIALAMETKEDSAAADFIESNEAFSPDYEAKKYLPTFVDGAFAFHGKGTAVKVNYNLFTGDSEAFSAYLTAPKFELEQADYESYSAESGKFGFFDSSVDADKFLTEWLLTKVQDPVEGDIVSTTYDRIDQRYSELSGEEVFSEDFELEENGLGQFTATDLLGAQAWEWDSFSGATWAKMSGYASGAQDNDDWLISSEIDLSGATGDINVTITQIWNYASTEWGEEIDILYSTDYAGDVAAATWTSVDLDVVPEGTGWSEFVGSATLPDVQGGSLYLGFHYTSSTAVGACTWEIVDVVVEEGAAPVIDYVNGFYEFDGEKWVSMDDEVAYLGSKDYNMMGAPGTYDNFSSSTPSSDYLPTYLSQMFPFAVEGDSYDVVFRYYNGRTVTLAEEYTFTGGAWMGSFYEEQVEQYKHDGTSFVFDPSVVFTMTSSDYQIIVDEVAKTHPDLVDGFGTGEFYYGAGAYYSNFDIRLDKRTTGDFAQAEYAELSADDGKALIIERMAEGIQLLLEKKFSDATMVSGVDVYYTVKCATYDGSDANWQTVFILIGTGEFELFEAPVIIE; encoded by the coding sequence ATGAAGTTTTTAAAATATATTAATATTCTTTTTATCTCAGCCGTGATAGCGATGGGATGTGAACCTCTGGAAGAAGTCTACGATGAACTCGAAGAAAAGGAACTAGAGGAAGGAAGTGACCAAACTTTCATTTATACACTTACCAGTGATGATTATGCCACAGTTGCAGGAATAGCACTTGCAATGGAAACAAAGGAAGATTCTGCAGCAGCTGATTTTATCGAATCCAATGAAGCGTTTAGCCCTGATTATGAGGCCAAAAAATATCTTCCGACTTTCGTAGATGGCGCTTTCGCTTTTCATGGTAAAGGAACAGCTGTAAAAGTTAATTACAACTTGTTTACAGGAGATTCTGAAGCTTTTTCTGCTTATTTGACAGCTCCCAAATTCGAACTTGAGCAGGCGGACTATGAGTCTTATAGTGCTGAGTCAGGTAAGTTTGGATTCTTTGATAGTTCGGTTGATGCGGATAAGTTTTTGACAGAATGGTTGTTGACCAAAGTTCAAGATCCAGTTGAAGGTGATATCGTAAGCACAACTTATGATCGAATTGATCAGCGTTATAGCGAGCTGTCGGGAGAAGAAGTTTTTAGTGAAGACTTTGAGCTAGAGGAAAATGGTTTAGGTCAATTTACTGCCACAGACCTTTTAGGTGCCCAGGCTTGGGAATGGGATTCATTTAGTGGAGCAACTTGGGCAAAAATGTCTGGATATGCGAGCGGAGCACAGGATAATGATGATTGGTTGATTTCTTCTGAAATTGATCTTTCAGGTGCAACTGGTGATATAAATGTCACTATTACACAGATTTGGAATTACGCTTCTACAGAATGGGGTGAAGAAATTGATATACTTTATTCAACTGACTATGCAGGTGATGTGGCCGCAGCTACCTGGACAAGCGTAGATTTGGATGTAGTTCCTGAAGGTACAGGTTGGAGTGAGTTTGTAGGATCTGCAACACTGCCTGATGTTCAAGGAGGATCTTTATATCTAGGATTTCATTATACATCTTCCACTGCTGTAGGAGCATGTACTTGGGAGATTGTTGATGTGGTAGTAGAAGAAGGTGCAGCACCTGTAATCGATTATGTCAATGGTTTTTATGAATTTGATGGCGAGAAATGGGTGTCAATGGATGATGAAGTCGCTTACCTTGGCAGCAAAGATTATAATATGATGGGAGCTCCGGGTACTTATGACAATTTTAGTTCAAGTACTCCATCTTCTGATTATCTACCTACTTATTTGAGTCAAATGTTCCCATTTGCAGTTGAAGGTGATTCCTATGATGTTGTGTTTAGATACTACAACGGTAGAACGGTTACTCTGGCAGAGGAATATACCTTCACAGGTGGGGCTTGGATGGGTTCTTTTTATGAGGAGCAAGTAGAGCAGTATAAACATGACGGAACGTCATTTGTTTTTGATCCGTCGGTTGTTTTCACCATGACTAGTTCTGATTATCAAATCATTGTTGATGAGGTAGCTAAAACGCATCCTGATTTGGTGGATGGTTTTGGTACTGGAGAGTTCTACTACGGTGCAGGAGCCTATTATTCGAATTTTGATATCCGATTAGATAAGAGAACAACAGGAGATTTTGCACAAGCCGAATATGCAGAACTATCTGCAGATGATGGGAAGGCATTGATTATTGAAAGAATGGCCGAAGGTATACAGCTGCTATTGGAGAAGAAGTTTTCTGATGCTACTATGGTAAGTGGTGTAGACGTTTATTATACCGTGAAATGCGCTACCTATGATGGTTCTGATGCTAATTGGCAAACTGTCTTTATACTGATTGGTACAGGCGAATTTGAATTGTTCGAAGCACCAGTGATAATTGAGTAA
- a CDS encoding endonuclease, with product MKQLTTLLVALFFTLSVGAQNIPSGYYDGTDGLSGQELKVKLHQIIRGHKVRTYGEFRDTILPTLDEDPDNSDNIILFYKNASIPKANFASNNQPDYWNREHTWAKSHGFPDLADTAYTDVHNLRPSDASVNTSKSNKDFNVVDHTVANEEGEAPDTYTNGDFWEPRDEIKGDVARILFYMSTRYESDFLDLELVDRISYSGDPEFGVLYTMLQWHENDPVDQYEIDRHEGAYGFQENRNPFIDHPEWVGEIWGVSSNPILLIDHLSFNPDFGAVELGSSASQQYQINSYNISESINITTGSPFSLSSDGVDYSQNLTLTNTTANEVHSVWIKFEPSAVDQNASVNIDHSTGSFMTGFSVSGREGQVEVISIADARTKVLGEVVSVTGVVIDAGNNSGNSRVIYDGTAGIVVRSFDVGHESANFSQGDSILVKGGLSEYGEALQIEESPITIELLKSNAQLPAPKYLTISEVGEKYESQLVTIENVSFADVGSTFAGGGTSGNFTISDGTGEMVFRIGSDSHPLVGTEVPSGYFEVTGFIGQFFEDYQLSVRDADDLVLTSEYPSEVSLITISEARNRPEGSVVMVKGIVIGGETNNPHNRLLYDGTAGIVIRSEEVGNLSSELQAGDSVEVIGGLLNYNGLLEIEESPVSISLLSSGNELPSPQETTLDQIGEELESERIQLTNLSFVETGTFAKGEYTLQAGETQMTFTVGLEDHDLVGTNIPLGSFDLIGYVGETANGYHIMVQTKDDIFNIEQVLSSENKALKTLIYPNPTQGNIQLKLGAVDTAGWKMSLVDVSGKYVFHSIAFRNELNLSDLRPGIYSLILTSKDQVINKKLIKL from the coding sequence ATGAAACAATTAACAACATTATTGGTAGCCCTATTCTTTACTTTATCTGTTGGAGCACAAAATATTCCTTCGGGGTATTATGATGGAACAGACGGGTTGTCTGGTCAGGAGCTGAAAGTCAAGCTTCATCAAATCATACGTGGACATAAGGTTAGGACCTACGGTGAGTTTAGAGATACCATTTTGCCTACTTTGGATGAGGATCCTGATAACAGCGATAACATCATATTATTTTACAAAAACGCCTCTATTCCTAAAGCAAATTTTGCTTCGAATAATCAGCCTGATTACTGGAATAGAGAACATACCTGGGCCAAATCTCATGGGTTTCCGGATTTGGCTGATACGGCCTATACTGATGTGCACAATTTGAGACCTTCTGATGCTTCTGTTAATACTTCTAAAAGCAATAAGGATTTTAATGTAGTAGATCACACTGTAGCAAATGAAGAAGGGGAGGCACCGGATACTTATACCAATGGTGACTTTTGGGAACCAAGGGATGAAATCAAGGGAGATGTGGCTAGAATATTATTTTACATGTCTACAAGATACGAGAGTGATTTTCTAGATCTTGAGTTAGTCGATCGAATTTCCTATTCTGGTGATCCAGAATTTGGTGTTTTGTATACCATGCTTCAGTGGCATGAGAATGATCCAGTGGATCAGTATGAAATAGATAGACATGAGGGAGCGTATGGTTTTCAGGAAAATAGAAACCCATTTATCGATCATCCGGAATGGGTTGGAGAAATATGGGGGGTAAGTAGCAATCCAATATTATTGATAGATCACTTGTCTTTTAACCCTGATTTTGGAGCAGTTGAGCTGGGTAGCTCAGCCTCACAGCAGTATCAAATCAATTCTTACAACATTTCTGAATCGATAAACATCACTACAGGGTCACCTTTTTCTTTGTCTTCTGATGGTGTGGATTATTCGCAGAATTTGACTTTAACTAACACCACAGCCAATGAAGTCCATTCTGTCTGGATCAAATTTGAACCTTCAGCAGTTGATCAAAACGCATCAGTAAACATTGATCACTCAACTGGCAGTTTTATGACAGGTTTTAGCGTCTCTGGTAGAGAGGGTCAAGTCGAAGTGATCTCAATTGCCGATGCGAGAACAAAAGTGCTAGGTGAGGTAGTAAGTGTAACGGGTGTAGTAATCGATGCTGGGAATAACAGCGGGAATAGTCGAGTAATATATGATGGAACGGCTGGTATTGTTGTGAGGAGTTTTGATGTAGGGCACGAATCTGCAAATTTCTCTCAAGGGGATAGTATTTTGGTCAAGGGTGGGCTATCTGAGTATGGCGAGGCACTCCAAATTGAAGAATCTCCAATTACCATTGAATTGCTGAAATCAAATGCGCAGTTACCTGCTCCTAAATATTTGACCATAAGTGAAGTAGGAGAAAAATATGAGTCTCAATTGGTAACTATCGAGAATGTTTCTTTTGCAGATGTTGGGTCTACATTTGCTGGAGGAGGGACTTCAGGTAATTTCACAATTAGTGATGGGACAGGTGAAATGGTGTTCCGTATTGGGTCAGATTCTCATCCATTAGTAGGGACTGAAGTGCCTTCAGGTTATTTCGAGGTAACGGGTTTTATAGGTCAGTTTTTCGAGGATTATCAATTGTCAGTGAGAGATGCAGATGATTTGGTGCTGACAAGTGAATATCCTTCGGAAGTCAGTTTGATCACCATATCTGAAGCTCGCAATCGTCCTGAAGGAAGTGTTGTGATGGTCAAGGGTATAGTCATTGGTGGTGAAACTAATAACCCACATAACCGCTTGCTATATGATGGGACAGCTGGAATTGTAATAAGAAGCGAGGAAGTAGGGAATCTATCTTCCGAATTACAAGCCGGTGACAGTGTTGAAGTGATAGGTGGCCTATTGAATTATAATGGGTTATTAGAGATTGAGGAAAGTCCGGTTTCTATTTCACTATTGTCCTCAGGAAATGAATTGCCTTCACCTCAAGAAACTACCCTGGATCAAATTGGAGAAGAGCTTGAATCTGAAAGAATTCAGTTGACTAATCTGTCTTTTGTCGAAACAGGAACCTTCGCTAAAGGGGAATATACGCTTCAGGCAGGTGAAACTCAAATGACATTTACCGTTGGATTGGAGGATCATGATCTGGTCGGAACCAACATTCCTCTAGGGAGTTTTGATTTGATTGGGTATGTAGGTGAGACGGCCAATGGATATCATATCATGGTTCAAACAAAGGATGATATATTCAATATCGAACAAGTGTTATCCTCTGAAAATAAAGCTTTAAAAACTCTGATTTACCCCAACCCGACTCAGGGGAATATTCAATTGAAGTTGGGAGCAGTGGATACTGCTGGTTGGAAGATGTCTTTAGTTGATGTAAGTGGAAAATATGTTTTTCATTCTATAGCGTTCAGGAATGAATTGAACCTTTCAGATTTACGTCCAGGGATTTACTCCTTGATATTGACTTCTAAAGATCAAGTCATCAATAAGAAACTGATTAAACTATAG
- a CDS encoding fructose-6-phosphate aldolase, which produces MHIIKVKGKAKIPDYIQLRDDDFVLIAYFRADRPLKKLDKYGLDGKEEELKKIIDSLPYGKIQPLNL; this is translated from the coding sequence ATGCACATCATCAAAGTCAAAGGAAAAGCCAAAATTCCTGATTATATTCAGCTCAGAGATGATGATTTTGTTCTAATTGCCTATTTTCGTGCAGACCGTCCACTCAAGAAACTTGACAAATATGGTTTGGATGGAAAAGAGGAAGAATTAAAAAAAATCATTGATTCCTTACCCTATGGTAAGATTCAGCCCTTAAATCTTTAG
- a CDS encoding cell division ATP-binding protein FtsE — MELDSRPVVEVSEANIYQEDHKVLSDINFRIEKGEFVFLVGRTGSGKSSLLKCLYADLPIASGAIDVAGYNLKKIKNKDIPFLRRKIGIIFQDFQLFPDRTVTENLTFVMRATGWKDRTKIKSRLAEVLMRVGLGAAADKMPHQLSGGEQQRVVIARALINEPVILFADEPTGNLDPEVSNGIFSLFKEINRSGTAILMATHNHKFIEDHPERILKCEEGKLLDSAEVEFNLSSHY, encoded by the coding sequence ATGGAATTAGACAGTCGCCCAGTAGTAGAAGTAAGTGAAGCCAATATCTATCAGGAGGATCACAAAGTTCTTAGCGACATTAATTTCAGAATAGAAAAAGGAGAATTCGTTTTTTTGGTTGGTCGTACAGGCAGTGGAAAATCATCTTTGCTCAAATGCCTATATGCCGACTTACCCATAGCGAGTGGAGCCATCGATGTGGCAGGATACAACCTCAAAAAAATAAAGAACAAAGACATCCCTTTCCTTCGTAGAAAGATTGGGATCATCTTCCAGGACTTTCAACTCTTTCCTGATCGTACGGTAACTGAAAACCTCACCTTCGTGATGCGCGCTACTGGCTGGAAAGACCGCACCAAAATAAAGTCCAGATTGGCAGAAGTCCTCATGAGAGTAGGCCTGGGAGCTGCAGCTGACAAGATGCCTCACCAACTTTCTGGTGGAGAGCAGCAGCGTGTAGTAATTGCCCGTGCCTTGATCAATGAGCCTGTGATTCTATTTGCAGATGAGCCAACAGGTAATCTCGACCCTGAAGTGTCTAATGGAATCTTCAGCCTCTTCAAAGAAATCAACAGAAGCGGTACGGCTATTCTGATGGCTACTCACAATCACAAGTTCATTGAAGACCATCCAGAAAGGATATTGAAGTGTGAAGAAGGAAAATTGCTGGACTCAGCTGAAGTAGAATTCAACTTGTCCAGCCATTACTGA
- a CDS encoding nucleotidyltransferase family protein — protein sequence MKPTLLILAAGRGSRFGGAKQVFPMGPNGETIMEYSIYDALKNGFEEVVLVINKEVEEETMTLIDKMPEVKTRVSYAYQDLYIDMIPHHIQSARTKPWGTAHAIMSAGDFIKGSFAMINADDFYGPEAFKTMADFLSTHTEPHQYSMVGYELENTLSKNGTVSRGISISDKDGKLASIKETHGIHSKDGKILDESNNEITEGLASMNFWGFQNNLFEEMQKQFSDFLTSAKDLSVDEFQIPSVIDQMIKKGMIEVHVLHSSAKWFGVTYQEDKFTAAESIQQYVKDGLYPSPLWD from the coding sequence ATGAAACCTACTCTCTTGATATTAGCTGCAGGTAGAGGCAGCAGATTTGGTGGTGCCAAACAGGTATTCCCTATGGGACCCAATGGTGAGACCATAATGGAATACAGTATTTATGACGCCCTGAAAAATGGCTTTGAAGAGGTTGTTTTGGTCATCAACAAGGAAGTGGAAGAAGAGACCATGACTTTGATAGACAAAATGCCAGAAGTAAAGACCCGGGTATCATACGCCTATCAAGATCTATACATCGATATGATTCCACATCATATTCAATCTGCCAGAACTAAACCCTGGGGGACTGCCCATGCCATCATGAGTGCAGGGGATTTCATCAAAGGCAGCTTTGCCATGATCAATGCAGATGACTTTTATGGACCTGAAGCTTTCAAAACGATGGCTGATTTCCTTAGCACACATACTGAACCACATCAGTATAGCATGGTAGGATACGAATTAGAGAACACGCTTTCGAAAAACGGAACCGTATCGCGCGGCATCTCTATCAGCGACAAGGATGGCAAACTCGCATCCATCAAGGAGACTCATGGGATTCACTCGAAGGACGGAAAAATATTAGATGAGAGTAACAACGAAATCACAGAAGGATTAGCTTCTATGAATTTCTGGGGGTTTCAAAACAACCTATTTGAGGAAATGCAAAAACAATTTTCAGACTTCCTTACGAGTGCAAAAGATTTGTCTGTAGATGAGTTTCAAATTCCTTCGGTAATTGATCAAATGATCAAAAAAGGAATGATCGAGGTGCATGTACTTCATTCTTCAGCTAAATGGTTCGGCGTGACCTATCAGGAGGACAAATTCACTGCTGCAGAATCCATACAGCAATACGTAAAAGACGGGTTATACCCTTCTCCTCTTTGGGATTAA
- a CDS encoding acylphosphatase → MSENIGKSIIVRGKVQGVFYRASTLEKAEDLGLKGWVKNLPDGTVQLEVHGGLPEVTELHIWCSTGSEFSEVKEVDAVDIPFNPDLKDFRITY, encoded by the coding sequence ATGAGTGAAAATATTGGTAAATCCATCATAGTAAGAGGGAAAGTACAAGGCGTGTTTTATAGAGCGTCAACCTTAGAAAAAGCGGAAGATTTAGGGCTAAAGGGTTGGGTTAAGAATCTGCCAGATGGTACGGTGCAACTAGAAGTTCATGGAGGGCTGCCAGAGGTTACGGAGCTTCATATCTGGTGCAGTACAGGTTCGGAGTTTTCTGAGGTGAAAGAAGTGGATGCAGTAGATATCCCTTTCAATCCTGACCTGAAAGATTTTAGGATTACTTATTAA
- a CDS encoding TonB-dependent receptor, producing MRKTLLLILCLSSLTAWAQTGSIKGTVIDKESSEPLIGATVTIQGTSVGAVADVQGNFTFNDLDYGTYTVVFKFVGYGEEKRTIDLKSALVTLDPVELSESSIGLEEVMVLASVAEDRKTPVAVSVVKKDVILERASNQEFPELLKSTPGVYATKQGGGYGDSRINLRGFNSENVAVLINGVPVNDMENGRVYWSNWAGLTDVTTMMQVQRGLGASKVAVPSIGGTINILTNSTDVEKGGNVFYGIGNDNYQKASFYVSTGLTDNGWAVSLSGAKITGDGYVDGTEFQGYNYFFNVSKVINEKHSLSLTGFGAPQRHGQRQNTHSLQTFKNEGLKYNTDYGYLDGEVLHAEDNFYHKPQFSLNHYWTINERMDLSTAFYVSTGTGGGGGTAGNSMARTSEGLYDFETVRELNVENNETGSGALSYLRASRNDHRWYGVLSTLNDQISDNLTIQGGLDLRYYKGIHFSEVTNLLGADFAEDDNDINNPNRRLQVGDKRDYYNDGIVLWEGVFGQAEYTVNDLSAFVNIAVSNTSYKRIDYYQYVPGEQETDFQNFLGYQAKGGLNYNLSQKHNVFVNGGYFTKAPIFDAVFQDFQNIINEDVEMQKILSAEVGYGFRTSKLSANLNVYWTNWRDRTLIESISDSTFANLQGVNAIHQGVELDFQYRPIRQVTLTGMVSLGDWTWQNDLTDVNVYDEDRNLVGTYNYYISGLKVGNSAQTTAALGARIEVLKGFKVGANLNYYANNYADFEPTDITSPELKTQSWEIPEYFNLDLNANYTFQIGEIESILYGNVNNALDAEYVTDARSGGINDVYMGTGRQWTLGMRIKF from the coding sequence ATGAGAAAAACACTACTACTTATTTTATGTTTATCGTCCTTGACGGCCTGGGCTCAAACGGGCAGTATCAAAGGTACGGTAATCGACAAAGAATCTAGTGAGCCTTTGATTGGGGCTACAGTTACAATCCAGGGTACCAGTGTGGGTGCCGTAGCAGATGTGCAGGGGAATTTTACTTTTAATGACCTTGATTATGGTACTTATACCGTAGTATTCAAATTCGTTGGATATGGAGAAGAAAAGAGGACGATTGATCTAAAAAGCGCTTTAGTAACTCTTGATCCTGTTGAGTTGTCAGAATCATCTATTGGCCTTGAAGAGGTTATGGTATTAGCTTCTGTAGCAGAAGATAGGAAAACCCCAGTAGCTGTATCTGTAGTTAAAAAGGATGTTATATTAGAAAGAGCTAGTAATCAAGAGTTTCCTGAGCTTTTGAAATCAACTCCTGGTGTCTATGCCACTAAGCAAGGAGGAGGTTACGGAGATTCAAGAATCAACTTAAGAGGGTTCAATTCTGAAAATGTTGCTGTTCTTATCAATGGTGTTCCTGTCAATGATATGGAGAATGGTCGTGTATATTGGTCCAACTGGGCTGGTTTGACAGATGTAACTACAATGATGCAGGTTCAAAGAGGACTTGGTGCTTCTAAGGTAGCCGTTCCCTCTATTGGTGGAACCATAAATATTCTAACAAACAGTACAGATGTCGAAAAAGGAGGAAATGTTTTTTATGGAATAGGTAATGACAATTATCAGAAAGCTTCCTTTTATGTTTCAACAGGTTTGACTGACAATGGTTGGGCAGTATCACTTTCTGGTGCTAAAATCACTGGTGATGGTTATGTAGATGGTACTGAGTTTCAAGGATACAACTATTTCTTTAATGTTTCAAAGGTGATCAATGAAAAGCACTCATTGTCCTTGACTGGATTTGGTGCTCCTCAGCGTCATGGGCAAAGACAGAATACTCATAGCTTACAGACGTTCAAAAATGAGGGATTGAAGTATAATACAGATTATGGCTATCTAGATGGCGAGGTATTACATGCGGAGGATAATTTCTATCACAAGCCTCAGTTTTCATTGAATCACTACTGGACAATCAATGAAAGAATGGATTTATCTACTGCTTTTTATGTGTCTACCGGAACCGGTGGAGGTGGAGGAACCGCGGGTAACTCTATGGCTAGAACATCTGAGGGGTTGTATGATTTTGAGACCGTTAGAGAGTTAAATGTAGAAAATAATGAAACTGGTTCTGGAGCTTTGTCCTATCTGAGAGCTTCTAGAAATGATCATAGATGGTATGGTGTCTTAAGTACTTTAAATGATCAGATCAGTGATAACCTTACAATTCAGGGAGGTTTGGATTTGAGATATTATAAAGGTATCCATTTTTCAGAGGTGACCAATTTGTTAGGGGCAGATTTTGCTGAGGATGATAATGATATCAATAATCCAAATAGAAGACTTCAGGTTGGTGATAAGAGAGATTATTACAACGATGGTATTGTACTTTGGGAAGGAGTTTTTGGTCAAGCAGAGTATACTGTGAATGATCTTTCTGCATTTGTCAATATTGCTGTGTCAAACACAAGTTATAAGAGAATTGATTATTATCAATATGTACCAGGTGAACAAGAGACTGATTTTCAAAACTTCTTAGGTTATCAAGCTAAGGGTGGTTTGAATTATAATTTGAGCCAAAAACACAATGTGTTTGTGAATGGAGGATATTTTACCAAGGCCCCAATTTTTGATGCTGTATTCCAGGATTTTCAGAATATCATCAATGAAGATGTAGAAATGCAGAAAATCTTGAGTGCTGAGGTTGGGTATGGTTTTAGAACATCCAAATTAAGCGCGAATTTGAATGTTTACTGGACTAACTGGAGAGACAGAACTTTAATTGAATCTATTTCCGATTCTACTTTTGCCAACTTGCAGGGAGTAAACGCAATCCACCAAGGTGTTGAATTAGATTTTCAATACAGACCAATCAGACAAGTTACATTAACGGGTATGGTTTCACTTGGAGACTGGACATGGCAAAACGATTTGACCGATGTGAATGTTTATGATGAGGATAGAAATTTGGTAGGTACTTATAACTATTATATTTCTGGTCTGAAAGTAGGAAACTCCGCTCAAACAACAGCTGCTTTAGGTGCTAGAATAGAAGTTTTAAAAGGATTCAAAGTGGGTGCGAATTTGAACTACTATGCCAACAACTATGCAGACTTTGAACCAACAGATATCACCTCACCAGAACTTAAAACCCAGTCTTGGGAAATTCCTGAATATTTCAATTTAGACTTGAATGCTAACTATACTTTCCAGATTGGTGAGATAGAAAGTATTCTTTATGGAAACGTAAATAATGCTCTTGATGCTGAATATGTGACAGATGCAAGAAGTGGTGGAATTAATGATGTCTATATGGGAACTGGACGTCAGTGGACATTAGGAATGAGAATTAAATTTTAA